cgtcgactcaccctattactctaacatttttcaggtgagccagtgaggcaagcagatcaggctcacgaaTAGAGTGTTGCTCagatcaccctagttatagggtgagtttttgttagAATAGTGtatgtttttggatagatgacaCTGGAGGGATATTTTGTATGTTCTGTAtattctggattctggtattatacaatttatgtataaatggttttatgatttgtgtttccgctacgtaggaatgtttattgtgtatatatatatatatatatatatatatatatatattaaaaaaagatgataagaattttgaggtcattacattaCATCTAAGGCAAATAGGATGAGTCCAATCACCCTGATACTCATGGCTTCCTACCTCCCGTCTTTGCGCCCCACTATGTTTGTCTCTTCTTTATGGGTCTCAGTTGGTTCCTGCTCGAAATTTAGggggcgtgggcctcttcctctgactctgcacCCTAGCACCTCTCTGTAGGCTAGTCTCTATCACCGTGGCTTTATTAACTGGCTCTAAGAAGGTCTGGACCTGGAATTCCCCCACCTGCTCATAGATACTCTGTCTCAGGGCTTCCTCAAAATTTCtcaccttcttctcctcatccgGTACCATGTATGGGGCGAATTGGGATAACTCCACAAATCTAGCTACATACTACTGAACCATCAGATGCCCCAAGGTAAAATTCAGAAATTCTGCTACTTTCGCATTCCTAGTAGTAGCGGGGAAGTACTATTTGAAGGACATCTCCTTGAAGTGGCTCCAGGTCAAAGCTATAGGCaccgacctctgctcctctagcaaCCTCACTGACTTCCACCTGCGTTTAGCCTCCCCTGTTATCTTAAAGGTGGCAAATGATACTTTCTGTTCCTCAGTGCAAGGGAGAACTGCAAATGTCTCCTCAATCTCTTGGACCCAGTTCTCTGCCACGAACGGGTCGACTCCTCCTGAGAACGATGGGGGATTCATACGAGTGATCTGCTTGATCGAGCAGCCTTGGTGAGCTGGTGAGCAGCAATGTTCCCCTGAATTTCTTGCTATCTTTGCCATTACTTGCTGGGCGACACTGCAAAATACCACATCAAAATCACCACCGCCCAAATTGGAAGGCTCTGCATCATTACTACCACCAGTGTGTGCATCACtattcccagggtccatcctaaaaatagaacaaaaataGTCTGAGAACCCTAACTTCATAACATAACAAGTacatttatctaactaagaaccgTAAAATATCCTTTTACCACCAATCGACTTAACATCCTTATTTCCAATTTAAGGTTtagtcttaccactcagaaaaaaaaatcaacgatagtttactatgcctttcctgaaatcatcattccaggaaatcACAGAAACTGTCACAAAATTCCTACCTCCAAGCTGTAAGACTAAACTAATAGCTTTAcggtgatcccaagaggggggtgaattagtactTTTAAAATTGAAGCCCTAGGTAAGTATCCTaacaacaatatattcacaaccctatggtcaatctagtgcaagtaatgtaaatcagttaTAATATGTACTAGAAATTTAATAGAGCAATCTAacaacacatgcactagaaagcagtaaaggagagtGACATGcaaaagtgttatcgaggttcggcaaattgcctacgtccccgccttggctaacaagcacaaggattaccactatacttgctcacttaaacgggtggagcggcacctaaacaaaccaggtcaattagcacagggctgacctcaacctttacaaccaatccttatcgggttaGATTAtcgccccttcaggccacgcctagaaacactcagtaatttcacaacaatgaaattggtacaatgattatgctttcacgtaaagcagatatgtacccaatacgcacattcacatacacatcaatgatatggatatagtgtaagctcagttaTGCAACTtattgtgctatcaacactcaatataatattatcagtaatatgctcaagagtgttaaAAAaaaagcagtatcttggaatctaagcaaagtacttcaatagcagatcaatattccaaatatatgaattagataatcaaactagttcaaaaagattttcctcaataaaatatgcacaatactaatttgaaaatgtttgcttgtttgaaaaaaaaaaaaaaaaaactttgcacaacaaaaaccaagctattggacacttgcaacaaagatgcaaatatcctaagcttacttagtttattaccacacaagatttataataataaaatatgtggcataaacttaagctaaaactccccaataaaaatattgcaatcaattaatcaaatgggagtttctagcaatccTAGCAAATACAAGCACTTTAGAAAtgttctcacaatctcagaatatatcaaggaagtgaagatttgagtgtatttggccaaagagtgtattttgaaaagagagaattttggctaatctaaATTGCTAATTATTCTCTAATCttacaaatgagcctatatttatagataggggtaaaattataaccgtttgagatatgttgggaataattaaaaaagtctgaAATAGTTAAAATACAATTAGCCCAATTTAACCCACTTTTACCGCGATTAAAATAAGTTTAACTCGctgaggttcgggtggttgaaccgaggttcagtcgcccaaccAGACTTTGTAATAAAAGTTATTCAAAgcagtttggtcgcccgaattcAGGTTCAGTGACCAGAATCGAAGTTAGTAGCATtgcttcgtgacttcgggtgcttGGTCCTATATTCGGTGGTCCAAAACTGTGTTTTCGGTCGCCCGGggttctttttgaactaaaacgatcagtcgcccgagttggtggactGTCCCTTTCGAGAGTTTCGGGTACCCGAGGTAGGTATGTATATTATTAGCCGATCGCCCGAGAGCccaggtcaactgttgacttagAAACATTTTGGgtgcctgaggagttttgaactccaggggttcggttgcccgagatCTCTCAAATTCCTGATAATTGTTCAATTTAAGGCACCATTTTAACACTCCTATGTATTATATGATAAGTGTATGAGTGTTGGTACCTAGAGTCATGCTATGGTATTATTGAGCTTATCGCATatcttatatgcatgatgtgcaggtaagataaatacaaaccatatcctaggttactattacaaacccatattacaatcattgaatttatagttacaaattaaaattttcagggtcttctagttgcttcaagtgtcattccttgggatGTTCATTTAAGcctacacaaacacttgacaatcatcaaatacctgagtatttgtcattatcaaaaccgggtgcaaacattctccccctttttgatgatgacaaatacatcatgcaaaaaatgggtatggccttagaaggctccccctaacaatgtgcatcatgTAGAAGTCTAAACAAGTTAATTGgttaacccaatttttgcccctacgtctcccccttttggcaacaacaaaaagggcccaaaaaaaaaaaaaagaactctaGGCAATGACAATGGGTAATAAGCATTGTTATACACAATAAGTTTTgaaagttttggaaaaatttcggaagagtgccgtttgtaaataggactttccaaaacaaatcctgtataaacaatgacctgtttgagtttataaatcctaaaaatttatccacaactactcaaacagttccagtatgatcaaagcgataaaacataaaatccaatatcatcatgaagtggataAGAGGAGTATGCATCACAAACAATAGTCAATATTCACAAAGTCGAAGGCAATAAGATatatcaacaataatattagttactaagacttgtaaatttcacttgaaagctccccctaaatttatgcaaactgtgaaatatctaagaagcctctctactgtgcattagacctaagtcacatctaatttgtataaacatatcttcaggaagtggtttagtgaatatgtctgcccactGCTTATTAGTGTATACAAACTTAAGGGCCAcgtctcctttttgcacatgatcacgaaggaagtgatgtctactctcaatgtgtttagttcatgaatgtaagataggatttttagagatgttgattgcactagtattatcacatttaatcggcaTTGTATCATAGttcaatccaaaatccataagttgttgtttcatataaagagtttgagcaaaACAACTTTCAACCGCAATATATTTTGTTTCGGccatggataaggcaactgagttctgtttcttggagaagcaagaaacaagaaattgtcctaagtagtgacaagtgtcgctggtactttttctatcaaccttactaccgacaaagtcagcaATGTATAACTCataatctcaaaggtagtatgcttagggtaccataagcctaactctacagttccaactagatacctaaggattcatttaactgcttttagatgggattccttaggagcagcttaaaacctagcacacatacacacactaaacataatatcatacCTGTtagtagtgagatataggagactcccaatcatgccacgatacaatttcaagtcaacagggattccttgctcatatttatcaactttaatggaagagttcataggagtaccaagaattttgcaatcttccatattaaatttctttaacaagtccctgatatatttaaaTT
This window of the Malania oleifera isolate guangnan ecotype guangnan chromosome 6, ASM2987363v1, whole genome shotgun sequence genome carries:
- the LOC131158547 gene encoding uncharacterized protein LOC131158547, with the protein product MDPGNSDAHTGGSNDAEPSNLGGGDFDVVFCSVAQQVMAKIARNSGEHCCSPAHQGCSIKQITRMNPPSFSGGVDPFVAENWVQEIEETFAVLPCTEEQKVSFATFKITGEAKRRWKSVRLLEEQRSYVARFVELSQFAPYMVPDEEKKVRNFEEALRQSIYEQVGEFQVQTFLEPVNKATVIETSLQRGARVQSQRKRPTPPKFRAGTN